One segment of Amycolatopsis alba DSM 44262 DNA contains the following:
- a CDS encoding MvdC/MvdD family ATP grasp protein: protein MTVLVLARDFDPTADAVIAALAARHVPVFRTDLAAFPAQLRLDARLRNGTWTGRLWNAHHEVDLADIRSIWNRNPSPYQVDSALPADVQDFCHREAKLGFGGVLAALYVLWANHPNRCADAMFKPYQWKVAAGCGLTVADTVITNDPDAADRFISTARGDTITKALGPTGIRRDGQATTGGTRRLTGSDLATLGGVTRTAATLQPFVPKAFEVRLTVIGEDMFPIAIHAHSEAAYVDYRSDPDNLSYKLLDLSPDLAQAVARYMEKTGLAYAAFDFVVTPDGEWVMLEANTGPQMGWLEAATGAPITEAMATLLAKGTP, encoded by the coding sequence GTGACCGTTCTGGTGCTGGCCCGGGACTTCGACCCGACAGCTGACGCGGTGATCGCCGCGCTCGCCGCGCGACACGTCCCCGTCTTCCGCACCGACCTGGCCGCGTTTCCCGCACAGCTTCGCCTCGACGCGCGTCTGCGGAACGGCACCTGGACTGGTCGGCTGTGGAACGCTCATCACGAGGTCGACCTCGCAGACATCAGGTCGATCTGGAACCGCAACCCCAGCCCCTACCAGGTAGACAGCGCACTTCCCGCCGATGTGCAGGACTTCTGCCACCGTGAGGCGAAACTGGGATTCGGTGGTGTGCTGGCCGCACTCTACGTGCTGTGGGCCAACCACCCGAATCGCTGCGCGGACGCCATGTTCAAGCCCTACCAATGGAAAGTCGCCGCCGGGTGCGGCCTCACCGTCGCGGACACCGTCATCACGAACGACCCTGACGCCGCTGACCGCTTCATCAGCACCGCCCGCGGTGACACGATCACCAAAGCCCTGGGGCCCACCGGAATCCGGCGTGACGGGCAGGCCACCACCGGGGGCACCCGGCGCCTGACCGGCAGCGACCTCGCCACCCTCGGCGGCGTCACCCGCACCGCGGCCACGCTGCAGCCGTTCGTCCCGAAGGCGTTCGAGGTCCGGCTGACCGTGATCGGCGAGGACATGTTCCCCATCGCCATCCATGCCCACAGCGAAGCCGCCTACGTCGACTACCGCAGCGACCCGGACAACCTCAGCTACAAACTCCTCGATCTGTCACCCGACCTCGCGCAGGCCGTCGCCCGCTACATGGAGAAGACCGGTCTGGCCTACGCCGCGTTCGACTTCGTCGTGACCCCCGACGGTGAATGGGTCATGCTGGAAGCGAACACCGGACCGCAAATGGGCTGGCTCGAGGCCGCGACCGGCGCCCCCATCACCGAGGCGATGGCCACCCTGCTCGCGAAAGGCACGCCATGA